The following proteins are co-located in the Festucalex cinctus isolate MCC-2025b chromosome 15, RoL_Fcin_1.0, whole genome shotgun sequence genome:
- the dbh gene encoding dopamine beta-hydroxylase, with protein MRILSKELRLQDVTVMYFTALAALMVILVASYQAPSHVTVVELSRPDAAEPSDLSPPALPMPFRVLLDPLGRLQLAWNVSYARQEVYMELKVAELKHGVVLGMSERGELTNADLVMLWDSGRKSYFGDAWSDSEGKVTLDGQQDYELIEAKWKSGGLDLLFKRPFSTCDPRDYLIEEGTVHIIYGLLDQPLASPEQLNLSRIHTGLQRILMLRPDTPAPALPPDVQTLDVLAPNVVIPTQETTYWCSIHKLPENMGENHIVMYESAITPGNEAIVHHIEVFECSPDDGDVPQYSGSCDNTMVPANLNFCRHVLAAWAMGAEAFYYPPDAGLPIGGPGSSRFLRLEVHYHNPLLISGRRDSSGIRLHYTPSLRRYDAGIMELGLVYTPIMAVPPKQHAFYLTGYCTSKCTRTALPPGGIFIFASQLHTHLAGRGVRTVLVRGGKEVEVVQEDQHFSTHYQTIRVLRKMTNVLPGDVLITKCTYNTEDRDKPTVGGFGIMEEMCVNYVHYYPRTQLELCKSHVDLDHLHKYFSFINRFQGKEQCVCGNDGVTEQYSRLRWDDFATQVLDSLYNTAPVSMHCNQSTARLFPGEWDKQTLPAVTSPLKKPPYPCEVGARPTGRPDVPPV; from the exons ATGAGGATCCTGAGCAAAGAACTCCGCCTCCAGGACGTCACCGTCATGTACTTCACCGCCCTGGCGGCCCTCATGGTCATCCTGGTGGCCTCCTACCAGGCTCCCTCCCACGTCACAGTGGTGGAGCTGTCCCGCCCCGACGCCGCCGAGCCCTCGGACCTTTCGCCGCCCGCATTGCCAATGCCCTTCCGGGTGCTGCTGGACCCGCTGGGCCGGCTCCAGCTGGCGTGGAACGTTAGCTACGCCCGGCAGGAGGTCTACATGGAGCTGAAGGTGGCCGAGCTGAAGCACGGCGTGGTGCTGGGGATGTCCGAGCGGGGGGAGCTGACCAACGCTGATCTGGTGATGCTTTGGGACTCGGGAAGGAAAAGTTACTTTGGG GACGCTTGGAGCGACAGCGAGGGCAAGGTGACGCTGGACGGCCAACAGGACTACGAGCTGATAGAAGCCAAATGGAAGTCCGGAGGCCTCGACTTGCTCTTCAAGAGACCCTTTAGCACGTGTGACCCCAGAGACTACCTCATTGAG GAGGGAACAGTGCACATCATATACGGCCTCTTGGATCAACCACTTGCCTCACCGGAGCAGCTCAACCTGTCGCGCATCCACACGGGCCTCCAACGAATCTTGATGCTGCGTCCCGACACGCCGGCCCCCGCGCTGCCCCCCGACGTGCAGACGCTGGATGTGCTGGCGCCCAACGTCGTCATCCCCACTCAGGAGACCACCTACTGGTGCTCCATCCACAAGCTGCCCGAAAACATGGGCGAGAATCACATCGTCATG TACGAGTCAGCGATAACGCCAGGAAATGAGGCCATCGTGCACCACATCGAGGTGTTTGAATGTTCGCCGGACGACGGCGACGTCCCCCAGTACAGCGGCTCGTGCGACAACACGATGGTGCCGGCAAATCTCAACTTCTGCCGCCATGTTCTGGCCGCCTGGGCCATGGGCGCCGAG GCGTTTTATTACCCTCCTGACGCAGGCCTCCCTATTGGCGGGCCAGGCTCCTCAAGGTTCCTTCGCCTGGAAGTCCATTACCACAACCCTCTGCTAATATCTG GCAGACGTGACTCGTCGGGGATAAGGTTACATTACACCCCCAGTCTGCGGCGCTACGACGCCGGGATCATGGAGCTGGGCCTGGTCTACACGCCCATCATGGCCGTCCCGCCGAAACAACACGCCTTCTACCTCACTGGCTACTGCACCTCCAAGTGTACACGCACC GCTTTGCCTCCGGGCGGCATCTTCATATTCGCGTCTCAGCTGCACACGCACTTGGCGGGCCGCGGGGTGCGCACCGTCTTGGTGAGGGGGGGCAAAGAGGTGGAGGTGGTGCAGGAGGACCAACACTTCAGCACACACTACCAG acTATCCGAGTTCTGAGGAAGATGACAAACGTTTTACCG GGCGATGTCCTCATAACAAAGTGTACTTACAACACAGAAGATAGGGACAAGCCCACTGTG GGTGGTTTCGGCATCATGGAGGAAATGTGCGTCAACTACGTCCACTACTACCCTCGCACTCAGCTGGAGCTGTGCAAGAGTCACGTGGACCTGGATCACCTACACAAATATTTCAGCTTCATCAACAG ATTCCAAGGAAAGGAGCAGTGCGTTTGTGGCAACGACGGCGTGACCGAGCAATATTCCCGACTACGGTGGGACGACTTCGCCACGCAAGTGCTGGACTCGCTTTACAACACGGCGCCCGTCTCCATGCACTGCAACCAATCCACTGCACGCCTCTTTCCT GGAGAATGGGATAAACAGACTCTACCTGCGGTAACCTCCCCGCTCAAGAAGCCCCCTTACCCGTGTGAGGTTGGCGCGCGCCCCACCGGTCGCCCGGATGTGCCCCCGGTCTGA